One segment of Calditrichota bacterium DNA contains the following:
- a CDS encoding SDR family NAD(P)-dependent oxidoreductase: MKLGNKTILITGASSGIGRELAFQLANRGNRLLLIARREELLKEISGALSSAALPHRYFSCDVADAAAVEKICRKILSDELLPDVLIFNAGVGGLFEIENIDSDRFEQIFRVNLFSVVYFLRHLLSPMLERNSGMIAAVGSLAGSRGMPRSAPYASSKAALGILLESLRIDLWKTKIKVSLISPGFVKTPMTDKNTHPMPFLITVEKAVKIIIRGLENEKTEIHFPKRLSFIAKAGKLLPNKIYAQIMQGRK, encoded by the coding sequence ATGAAGTTAGGGAACAAAACGATACTGATTACTGGCGCTTCATCCGGAATCGGCAGAGAGCTTGCATTCCAATTGGCGAATCGGGGCAACCGGTTGCTATTGATTGCCCGACGGGAAGAATTGCTCAAAGAGATCAGCGGGGCGCTTTCGTCGGCAGCTTTGCCGCATCGCTATTTTTCGTGCGATGTCGCTGACGCCGCCGCTGTGGAAAAAATTTGCCGGAAAATATTGTCTGACGAATTGCTGCCCGATGTGCTGATTTTCAACGCTGGTGTGGGCGGGTTGTTTGAAATCGAAAATATCGATTCGGATCGTTTTGAACAGATTTTTCGCGTGAATCTTTTTAGCGTTGTTTACTTTTTGCGTCATCTTCTGTCGCCGATGTTGGAGCGAAACAGCGGAATGATTGCTGCAGTAGGGAGTCTCGCAGGTTCGCGCGGTATGCCACGCTCTGCGCCGTACGCGTCGAGCAAAGCAGCGCTGGGAATTTTGCTGGAAAGTTTGCGCATCGATCTGTGGAAAACAAAGATTAAAGTCAGTCTGATTTCGCCGGGATTTGTAAAAACTCCGATGACAGATAAAAATACGCATCCCATGCCTTTTCTGATAACGGTTGAAAAAGCAGTGAAAATTATCATCCGCGGGCTGGAAAATGAAAAAACAGAAATTCATTTCCCAAAAAGATTATCTTTCATTGCTAAAGCAGGGAAGCTGTTGCCGAATAAAATTTATGCACAGATAATGCAGGGAAGAAAGTAA